In the Telopea speciosissima isolate NSW1024214 ecotype Mountain lineage chromosome 2, Tspe_v1, whole genome shotgun sequence genome, one interval contains:
- the LOC122650529 gene encoding uncharacterized protein LOC122650529 gives MGSINSSLIYPERQGVPASSGYRSTSACLEHERKSRGIPRQGKNLHIPLQHELDIVNVLTEGPWAVAGDLIVLEQWNNEEKWNFDRVAFWIQIHGVPLELQDLKLELQLGSKIGHSSKAMIIDGNQFGERIRFLRVRTSVNILKPLKDHLTLQRKNGSQFKIQVKYERMPLYCYYCGTIGHEENRCILWFSEEQNHCQVHGCLAGSRCKQLPRGRAGTDIRGITPPPRVIEQAA, from the exons ATGGGGAGCATCAATTCCTCTTT GATATATCCTGAAAGGCAAGGGGTTCCGGCCTCAAGCGGTTACCGAAGCACTTCTGCGTGCCTGGAACACGAAAGGAAAAGTCGAGGCATTCCCCGTCAAGGAAAGAACCTTCACATTCCACTTCAACATGAGTTGGATATTGTAAACGTCCTCACGGAGGGACCATGGGCGGTGGCTGGTGACCTTATAGTTTTGGAACAATGGAATAACGAGGAGAAGTGGAACTTCGACAGGGTGGCGTTCTGGATTCAGATCCATGGAGTCCCGCTGGAGCTACAAGACCTGAAGCTAGAACTGCAACTGGGTTCCAAGATTGGCCACTCATCCAAGGCAATGATTATCGATGGTAACCAGTTTGGTGAAAGAATCCGATTCCTTCGTGTCCGAACGAGTGTCAACATCTTGAAACCTCTAAAAGACCACCTTACTCTGCAAAGGAAAAATGGTTCGCAGTTCAAAATCCAAGTCAAATATGAGCGTATGCCATTGTACTGCTACTACTGCGGTACCATTGGACACGAGGAGAATAGGTGTATCTTATGGTTCTCGGAAGAGCAAAACCACTGTCAGGTTCATGGTTGCTTAGCGGGCTCAAGATGTAAGCAACTCCCACGAGGCAGAGCTGGAACTGACATTAGAGGAATCACTCCTCCACCTCGAGTGATAGAACAGGCTGCGTGA
- the LOC122651786 gene encoding fructose-bisphosphate aldolase 1, cytoplasmic-like, producing the protein MSCYKGKYHDDLIANAAYIGTPGKGILAADESTGTIGKRLVSINVENVEANRQALRELLFCCPGALQYLSGVILFEETLYQKTADGKPFVEVLKEGGVLPGIKVDKGTVELYGTNGETTTQGLDGLAQRCQQYYEAGARFAKWRAVLKIGLTEPSQLAINENANGLARYAIICQENGLVPIVEPEILVDGAHDIDKCADVTERVLAAVYKALNDHHVLLEGTLLKPNMVTPGSEAKKVASEVVAEYTVRALQRTVPPAVPAVVFLSGGQSEEEATLNLNAMNKLPGKKPWTLSFSFGRALQQSTLKTWQGKKEKVDKARAAFLKRCKANSEATLGVYKGDAGDGEGVSESLHVKDYKY; encoded by the coding sequence ATGATCTCATTGCCAATGCTGCCTACATTGGCACACCTGGAAAAGGTATCCTCGCTGCTGATGAATCCACTGGGACAATTGGCAAGCGTCTAGTTAGCATCAACGTTGAGAATGTTGAGGCTAACAGGCAGGCACTTCGTGAACTTCTCTTCTGCTGTCCTGGTGCTCTACAATATCTCAGTGGTGTAATCCTCTTTGAGGAGACCCTCTACCAGAAAACCGCTGATGGTAAGCCTTTCGTCGAAGTCTTGAAGGAAGGTGGAGTTCTTCCTGGCATTAAGGTTGACAAGGGTACAGTTGAGCTTTATGGCACCAATGGTGAGACCACCACACAGGGACTTGATGGACTTGCTCAGCGCTGCCAGCAGTACTATGAAGCCGGTGCCCGGTTTGCCAAATGGCGTGCTGTGCTCAAGATTGGTCTTACTGAACCGTCTCAACTAGCCATCAATGAGAATGCCAATGGTTTGGCACGCTATGCTATTATCTGCCAAGAGAATGGCCTGGTTCCAATTGTTGAGCCAGAGATCCTCGTCGACGGTGCTCATGACATTGACAAGTGTGCGGATGTAACTGAACGTGTACTTGCAGCGGTCTACAAGGCACTGAATGACCACCATGTCCTGCTAGAGGGGACTCTGTTGAAGCCCAACATGGTGACCCCTGGATCAGAGGCCAAGAAGGTAGCTTCAGAGGTGGTGGCAGAGTACACAGTGCGGGCCTTGCAGCGAACTGTGCCTCCTGCAGTCCCTGCTGTAGTGTTCTTGTCTGGTGGACAGAGTGAGGAAGAGGCAACTTTGAACCTCAACGCCATGAATAAGCTTCCGGGTAAGAAACCATGGACTCTATCATTCTCCTTTGGACGTGCTCTGCAGCAGAGTACACTGAAGACATGGCaaggaaaaaaggagaaagtcGACAAAGCACGGGCTGCCTTCCTGAAGAGGTGCAAGGCAAACTCAGAAGCTACCCTTGGTGTCTACAAGGGTGATGCTGGTGATGGAGAAGGTGTCTCTGAGAGTCTCCATGTCAAGGACTACAAGTACTGA